Within Rothia sp. ZJ932, the genomic segment GTTGTCTAGGCAACCTAATGGTGCAGGATTAGTCGCTGATCGAAAGTGCCCCTTTGATACAACTCAAGGGGCGCTTTGGGGTGTGAACTCATATTTGCGGTTTGCGCCGGTACGTTCTTTTGAACCGTGCTTTAGCCAGTAGACTGGTTCTAGTTCAGCATTCTGACGTTTGTGAGGAGACTCTTTTACATGCAGGTACTTGTAGCTCGCATCGGTAAGCCCCACGGTATTCGTGGTGAGGTCACCGTTCAGCTGTTCACCGATAACCCCGAGGAACGTTTTGCAGCCGGTGAGACCCTGCAGATTCGCGACTTCGACCCCACCAGCCCCGTAGGTTCCCTGCTGCCGGCGGGGGAGTTGACGGTCGCGTCCGCCCGGTGGAACAAAAAAATTCTTGTGGTGAAGTTCAACGAAGTCACCAGCCGCAATGACGCTGAGGCGCTGCGCGATAGCTACCTTGAGTTCGACTCTTCAACCGATACCAACGAAGACAGCTTCTACGAGCACGACCTCATCGGTCTGCCTGTCTACCGTATCGCAGATGTACCCGAAGGTGAACTGCCTTCCGGCGACGCTCTGGGTAAAGTCACCGGGTTGCAGACCATGCCCACCCAAGATCTTCTGCTCTTTGAACTGGCTGTCAATGGCGAAGAAGTGATGATTCCCTTCGTGGAGGAACTGGTACCTGAACTCGATCTCGACGAGGGATTTGTGCTCATCGACCCGCCCGCCGGGCTCATTGAAATGGCGCTCGATGATGAAGCACCCGAGGATGAATAAGTGCGCTACGACGTTGTAACGATTTTCCCTGAATACCTAGAGCCACTACGCCTCTCACTCTTGGGCAAAGCGCAAGAGACCGGTCTGGTGAAACTCAATCTTCACAACCTGCGCGACTTCGCCTTTGACCGCCACAAAACTGTAGATGACACCCCCTACGGTGGTGGTGCGGGCATGGTTATGAAACCCGAACCCTGGGGGCTGGCTCTCAACAGTATCTTGGAAGACGCTCAAACAGTAACAGGTGAGGGTAACCCCTGCGAAGGGGCGGACGCGCGTCCGTTGCTGGTCGTGCCCTCACCGGCAGGTCAGGTGTTTGATCAGGCGCTTGCCTATGAGTGGGCTGAGCAAGAGAAACATATTGTTTTTGCTCCTGCCCGCTACGAGGGCATTGATGAACGAGTGCTGGATTGGGCGCAGGAATCCTTTAGAGTTCTACCCGTGTCTTTGGGTGACTACGTGCTTTACGGCGGTGAAGTTGCCGTGATGGCAATGATTGAGGCAGTGACGCGGCTGATTCCCGGTGCTATGGGCAACCCCGAGTCTTTAGAAGAAGAATCGCACACCGGCGGCTTGCTAGAGTATCCGGTCTACACCAAACCAGCTACCTGGCGCGAGCGCACGGTACCCGATGTGCTGCTGTCGGGTAACCACGCAGCCATTGCGCGGTGGCGTCGTAACCAGCAGATTGAGCGTACCTTCGCCCGACGGTTCGACATGATCGAGAATTACCCAGAAACTAACTGGGACAAAAAAGACCGCGCCCTGCTTAATGATTTGAGAGCCCAACGCAACCGGGCGGCGAAAGAAGCTCGACGGTCTGCTTAAAACGCGAGATCCTGATTGTTTGCCGAGATCCTGATATAAAACAGGATTTCGGCAAACAATCAGGATCTCGGCGGTTAAAAACCGTTTAGCGTAGGACGACGGTGCGTCCGCCCTTGAGGATGACGCGCCCTTCACAGTGCCAGCGCACAGCGTCCGCCAGAGCTTTAGTTTCAGCGTCGCGTCCGCGGCGTACTAGGTCTTCGGGGGAGTAGGTGTGGTCGATGTTGATGACTTCCTGGGCGATGATCGGGCCCTCGTCAAGTTCTGAGTTGACGTAGTGGGCGGTGGCACCGATGGTTTTTACACCGCGCTCAAATGCCTGGTGGTAGGGCTTTGCCCCCTTGAAGGAAGGCAGGAAGGAGTGGTGGATGTTGATAACGCGCCCCTCCATCTTGT encodes:
- the trmD gene encoding tRNA (guanosine(37)-N1)-methyltransferase TrmD; the encoded protein is MRYDVVTIFPEYLEPLRLSLLGKAQETGLVKLNLHNLRDFAFDRHKTVDDTPYGGGAGMVMKPEPWGLALNSILEDAQTVTGEGNPCEGADARPLLVVPSPAGQVFDQALAYEWAEQEKHIVFAPARYEGIDERVLDWAQESFRVLPVSLGDYVLYGGEVAVMAMIEAVTRLIPGAMGNPESLEEESHTGGLLEYPVYTKPATWRERTVPDVLLSGNHAAIARWRRNQQIERTFARRFDMIENYPETNWDKKDRALLNDLRAQRNRAAKEARRSA
- the rimM gene encoding ribosome maturation factor RimM (Essential for efficient processing of 16S rRNA), yielding MQVLVARIGKPHGIRGEVTVQLFTDNPEERFAAGETLQIRDFDPTSPVGSLLPAGELTVASARWNKKILVVKFNEVTSRNDAEALRDSYLEFDSSTDTNEDSFYEHDLIGLPVYRIADVPEGELPSGDALGKVTGLQTMPTQDLLLFELAVNGEEVMIPFVEELVPELDLDEGFVLIDPPAGLIEMALDDEAPEDE